From one Agathobaculum sp. NTUH-O15-33 genomic stretch:
- a CDS encoding helix-turn-helix domain-containing protein, with protein MNEQKIKQDSIKIGANIRRIRCENGLKQTDLVRELDLAGIPITREALVKIESGKQHLTATQFRGICKALNTTYDELLYQDDMHSEK; from the coding sequence ATGAACGAACAAAAGATTAAGCAGGATAGCATCAAAATTGGCGCCAATATACGTCGCATACGATGCGAAAACGGTTTAAAACAGACAGATCTAGTGCGGGAACTTGATTTGGCGGGGATTCCAATCACACGTGAAGCGCTTGTGAAAATAGAGAGCGGCAAACAACACCTTACAGCTACGCAATTTCGCGGTATCTGCAAGGCACTAAATACCACATATGATGAGTTGCTTTATCAGGACGATATGCATTCTGAAAAGTAA
- a CDS encoding AraC family transcriptional regulator codes for MLIATCPLKIGENRMEWQPLAGSALACCAYRGDVHDYVASQVPPHWHHEWELMLVERGAIKATLAGEGALLRAGQGYFAGADTLHSMICADEGPCRYRSIVFDPGLISGAVGSAFDIKYMRPLLERGPAFLLLDQEEGWQAGLFEAFAQAFTACENEGFGYEFTVRHALSQIALAFLQHSEPPVVSRAATQREQRLKRMVQWFDENYAQPFALAALAGAVHCSARECERIFKELLHLSPKAYLLRRRVAAAMSLLESGDTPVVEVAACCGFADHSYFSKQFRAVTGYSPRAYRRMMKN; via the coding sequence ATGCTGATTGCGACCTGTCCGCTCAAAATAGGAGAAAACCGCATGGAGTGGCAGCCGCTTGCGGGTTCCGCGCTGGCCTGCTGCGCCTATCGCGGGGATGTGCACGACTACGTTGCCTCGCAGGTGCCGCCGCACTGGCACCATGAGTGGGAGCTGATGCTGGTGGAACGCGGCGCGATTAAGGCCACGCTCGCGGGCGAGGGGGCGCTGCTCCGCGCCGGGCAGGGGTATTTCGCGGGCGCGGACACGCTGCACAGCATGATTTGCGCGGACGAAGGGCCGTGCCGGTACCGGTCGATCGTGTTCGACCCGGGCTTGATTTCCGGCGCGGTGGGCAGCGCGTTCGATATCAAGTATATGCGCCCGCTGCTGGAACGGGGGCCCGCCTTTTTGCTGCTTGATCAGGAGGAGGGCTGGCAGGCGGGGCTTTTTGAAGCCTTTGCGCAGGCGTTCACAGCCTGTGAGAACGAGGGCTTTGGCTATGAATTTACGGTGCGCCACGCGCTATCGCAGATCGCCTTGGCCTTTTTACAGCACAGCGAGCCGCCGGTCGTTTCCCGCGCCGCGACGCAGCGCGAGCAGCGGCTCAAGCGGATGGTGCAGTGGTTTGATGAAAATTATGCCCAGCCCTTTGCGCTGGCTGCGCTGGCCGGGGCGGTGCATTGCTCCGCGCGCGAGTGCGAGCGCATTTTTAAGGAGCTGCTGCATTTGTCGCCTAAGGCATATTTATTGCGGCGGCGCGTGGCGGCGGCCATGTCGTTGCTGGAAAGCGGCGACACGCCGGTGGTAGAGGTAGCCGCGTGCTGCGGCTTTGCCGATCACAGCTATTTTTCAAAGCAGTTTCGCGCGGTGACGGGCTATTCGCCGCGCGCGTACCGCCGGATGATGAAAAACTGA
- a CDS encoding VOC family protein, which yields MLEHVAIWTKNLEEMKDFYCAYFNGRTGERYRSDTDFSAHFESYFVSFGDKSRLELMEMATIPATAYAPGEEATGLTHLAFAVDTTEAVDELARRAHAEGRTVLLEPHMTGDGYYEACLLDPDGNRVEITVLPA from the coding sequence ATGCTCGAACATGTTGCGATCTGGACTAAAAATCTGGAAGAAATGAAGGACTTCTATTGCGCCTATTTTAACGGCCGGACCGGTGAGCGATACCGGAGCGATACCGATTTCAGCGCGCATTTTGAATCGTACTTTGTGTCCTTCGGTGACAAAAGCAGGCTGGAGCTGATGGAGATGGCCACCATCCCCGCGACCGCCTACGCCCCCGGCGAGGAAGCGACCGGCCTGACCCACCTAGCCTTTGCCGTGGATACCACGGAGGCGGTGGACGAGCTGGCGCGCCGCGCCCACGCGGAGGGGCGCACCGTGCTGCTCGAACCCCATATGACGGGCGACGGTTACTACGAAGCCTGCCTGCTCGACCCGGACGGCAACCGCGTGGAAATCACGGTTTTGCCCGCGTAA